From one Lycium ferocissimum isolate CSIRO_LF1 chromosome 5, AGI_CSIRO_Lferr_CH_V1, whole genome shotgun sequence genomic stretch:
- the LOC132057382 gene encoding uncharacterized protein LOC132057382 isoform X4: protein MEIEDGGSLYEPEHKISHTFSEFMIRVTKFDELAEVGSRLLVGFQQGLEYLRRQPIEKNSELVERIIRDNETERLSSYIEAGCLNAHDSVQNMSKLHTCHLGLQDHVNKAKCVVDELACLLKDAEAVVQSINCCLAQKGELNVGNGKDLLETSHDEEEASSVDSLKHVVIDTATLMAIVHSMVKSDYTMQEKIVSSLNLTSPSGELDSYSSMWSLRPYIDDEIMHKAWKLVR, encoded by the exons ATGGAAATAGAAGATGGTGGTTCCTTGTATGAACCTGAACACAAGATTTCTCACACTTTCTCAGAGTTCATGATTAG GGTTACAAAGTTTGATGAATTAGCGGAAGTGGGAAGTAGATTACTAGTTGGTTTTCAACAAGGACTCG AGTATCTGCGGCGCCAACCGATTGAAAAGAATTCTGAATTGGTCGAGCGCATTATTAGAGACAATGAAACTGAGAGGCTTTCCTCCTACATAGAAGCTGGATGTCTGAATGCTCATGATTCTGTACAAAATATGTCCAAGT TACATACATGCCACCTTGGTCTTCAAGATCACGTAAACAAAG CAAAGTGTGTAGTTGATGAACTTGCATGTCTTTTAAAGGATGCGGAAGCTGTAGTGCAATCGATAAATTGTTGTTTGGCTCAAAAGGGGGAACTAAATGTTGGCAATGGTAAAGATTTGTTGGAAACCTCTCATGATGAA GAAGAAGCATCGTCTGTTGATTCTCTGAAACATGTAGTCATTGATACTGCAACACTGATGGCAATAGTGCACTCCATGGTAAAAAGTGACTACACAATGCAG gaaaaaattgtttcttcccTTAACCTCACTTCACCTTCCGGAGAATTGGATAGCTATTCCAGCATGTGGTCGTTGCGCCCTTACATAGAcgatgaaatcatgcataaagctTGGAAACTTGTCCGCTAA
- the LOC132057382 gene encoding uncharacterized protein LOC132057382 isoform X1 codes for MEIEDGGSLYEPEHKISHTFSEFMISSLYFRVTKFDELAEVGSRLLVGFQQGLVCLLLSEYLRRQPIEKNSELVERIIRDNETERLSSYIEAGCLNAHDSVQNMSKLHTCHLGLQDHVNKAKCVVDELACLLKDAEAVVQSINCCLAQKGELNVGNGKDLLETSHDEEEASSVDSLKHVVIDTATLMAIVHSMVKSDYTMQEKIVSSLNLTSPSGELDSYSSMWSLRPYIDDEIMHKAWKLVR; via the exons ATGGAAATAGAAGATGGTGGTTCCTTGTATGAACCTGAACACAAGATTTCTCACACTTTCTCAGAGTTCATGATTAG TTCTCTGTATTTCAGGGTTACAAAGTTTGATGAATTAGCGGAAGTGGGAAGTAGATTACTAGTTGGTTTTCAACAAGGACTCG TTTGCCTGCTTTTGTCAGAGTATCTGCGGCGCCAACCGATTGAAAAGAATTCTGAATTGGTCGAGCGCATTATTAGAGACAATGAAACTGAGAGGCTTTCCTCCTACATAGAAGCTGGATGTCTGAATGCTCATGATTCTGTACAAAATATGTCCAAGT TACATACATGCCACCTTGGTCTTCAAGATCACGTAAACAAAG CAAAGTGTGTAGTTGATGAACTTGCATGTCTTTTAAAGGATGCGGAAGCTGTAGTGCAATCGATAAATTGTTGTTTGGCTCAAAAGGGGGAACTAAATGTTGGCAATGGTAAAGATTTGTTGGAAACCTCTCATGATGAA GAAGAAGCATCGTCTGTTGATTCTCTGAAACATGTAGTCATTGATACTGCAACACTGATGGCAATAGTGCACTCCATGGTAAAAAGTGACTACACAATGCAG gaaaaaattgtttcttcccTTAACCTCACTTCACCTTCCGGAGAATTGGATAGCTATTCCAGCATGTGGTCGTTGCGCCCTTACATAGAcgatgaaatcatgcataaagctTGGAAACTTGTCCGCTAA
- the LOC132057382 gene encoding uncharacterized protein LOC132057382 isoform X2 codes for MEIEDGGSLYEPEHKISHTFSEFMIRVTKFDELAEVGSRLLVGFQQGLVCLLLSEYLRRQPIEKNSELVERIIRDNETERLSSYIEAGCLNAHDSVQNMSKLHTCHLGLQDHVNKAKCVVDELACLLKDAEAVVQSINCCLAQKGELNVGNGKDLLETSHDEEEASSVDSLKHVVIDTATLMAIVHSMVKSDYTMQEKIVSSLNLTSPSGELDSYSSMWSLRPYIDDEIMHKAWKLVR; via the exons ATGGAAATAGAAGATGGTGGTTCCTTGTATGAACCTGAACACAAGATTTCTCACACTTTCTCAGAGTTCATGATTAG GGTTACAAAGTTTGATGAATTAGCGGAAGTGGGAAGTAGATTACTAGTTGGTTTTCAACAAGGACTCG TTTGCCTGCTTTTGTCAGAGTATCTGCGGCGCCAACCGATTGAAAAGAATTCTGAATTGGTCGAGCGCATTATTAGAGACAATGAAACTGAGAGGCTTTCCTCCTACATAGAAGCTGGATGTCTGAATGCTCATGATTCTGTACAAAATATGTCCAAGT TACATACATGCCACCTTGGTCTTCAAGATCACGTAAACAAAG CAAAGTGTGTAGTTGATGAACTTGCATGTCTTTTAAAGGATGCGGAAGCTGTAGTGCAATCGATAAATTGTTGTTTGGCTCAAAAGGGGGAACTAAATGTTGGCAATGGTAAAGATTTGTTGGAAACCTCTCATGATGAA GAAGAAGCATCGTCTGTTGATTCTCTGAAACATGTAGTCATTGATACTGCAACACTGATGGCAATAGTGCACTCCATGGTAAAAAGTGACTACACAATGCAG gaaaaaattgtttcttcccTTAACCTCACTTCACCTTCCGGAGAATTGGATAGCTATTCCAGCATGTGGTCGTTGCGCCCTTACATAGAcgatgaaatcatgcataaagctTGGAAACTTGTCCGCTAA
- the LOC132057382 gene encoding uncharacterized protein LOC132057382 isoform X3 yields MEIEDGGSLYEPEHKISHTFSEFMISSLYFRVTKFDELAEVGSRLLVGFQQGLEYLRRQPIEKNSELVERIIRDNETERLSSYIEAGCLNAHDSVQNMSKLHTCHLGLQDHVNKAKCVVDELACLLKDAEAVVQSINCCLAQKGELNVGNGKDLLETSHDEEEASSVDSLKHVVIDTATLMAIVHSMVKSDYTMQEKIVSSLNLTSPSGELDSYSSMWSLRPYIDDEIMHKAWKLVR; encoded by the exons ATGGAAATAGAAGATGGTGGTTCCTTGTATGAACCTGAACACAAGATTTCTCACACTTTCTCAGAGTTCATGATTAG TTCTCTGTATTTCAGGGTTACAAAGTTTGATGAATTAGCGGAAGTGGGAAGTAGATTACTAGTTGGTTTTCAACAAGGACTCG AGTATCTGCGGCGCCAACCGATTGAAAAGAATTCTGAATTGGTCGAGCGCATTATTAGAGACAATGAAACTGAGAGGCTTTCCTCCTACATAGAAGCTGGATGTCTGAATGCTCATGATTCTGTACAAAATATGTCCAAGT TACATACATGCCACCTTGGTCTTCAAGATCACGTAAACAAAG CAAAGTGTGTAGTTGATGAACTTGCATGTCTTTTAAAGGATGCGGAAGCTGTAGTGCAATCGATAAATTGTTGTTTGGCTCAAAAGGGGGAACTAAATGTTGGCAATGGTAAAGATTTGTTGGAAACCTCTCATGATGAA GAAGAAGCATCGTCTGTTGATTCTCTGAAACATGTAGTCATTGATACTGCAACACTGATGGCAATAGTGCACTCCATGGTAAAAAGTGACTACACAATGCAG gaaaaaattgtttcttcccTTAACCTCACTTCACCTTCCGGAGAATTGGATAGCTATTCCAGCATGTGGTCGTTGCGCCCTTACATAGAcgatgaaatcatgcataaagctTGGAAACTTGTCCGCTAA